The Patescibacteria group bacterium genome includes a region encoding these proteins:
- a CDS encoding glycosyltransferase family 2 protein, translated as MGEIKYSIIIPIFNEAKVIKRVIFDLLADFKDNKIVCPYEILAIDDGSTDGTRDVLNSIKSGELKIFYNPYNKGYGSALKLGAERASGRYLIFYDGDGQHNPEDVKRLIEARDGYDMVVGERQGYQGPWIRQPGKKILRWLASYLVDFKIPDLNSGLRIVDKEKFNKYVHLYPNGFSLSSTATMAFFKTGYNVKYIPIKVNKRVGKSMVSPRDALKTFILITRIITLFAPMRFFV; from the coding sequence ATGGGTGAAATTAAATACAGTATAATCATCCCGATTTTTAATGAGGCGAAAGTCATTAAAAGGGTTATTTTTGATTTATTGGCTGATTTTAAAGACAATAAAATTGTTTGCCCTTATGAAATATTGGCCATAGATGATGGCTCCACGGACGGCACTCGTGACGTTTTAAATAGCATAAAATCAGGGGAGTTGAAAATTTTTTATAATCCTTATAACAAGGGTTATGGCTCCGCTTTGAAATTGGGGGCCGAGAGAGCGAGCGGCAGATATTTAATATTTTATGACGGCGATGGTCAGCATAACCCGGAAGATGTTAAGAGATTAATAGAGGCGAGGGACGGATATGACATGGTGGTTGGCGAGCGCCAAGGCTATCAGGGCCCATGGATAAGGCAGCCAGGCAAAAAAATATTAAGATGGCTGGCCAGTTACTTAGTTGATTTCAAAATACCGGATTTAAATTCCGGGTTAAGAATCGTAGACAAAGAAAAATTTAACAAATATGTTCATCTTTATCCAAACGGCTTTTCTCTCTCATCGACTGCAACCATGGCTTTTTTTAAAACGGGGTATAATGTCAAGTACATTCCCATCAAGGTCAATAAGAGGGTTGGAAAAAGCATGGTTTCTCCTCGCGATGCCCTAAAAACTTTTATTTTAATTACCAGAATAATAACTCTTTTTGCGCCTATGAGATTTTTTGT
- a CDS encoding glycosyltransferase family 4 protein, which produces MRMIYLANARFPTEKAHGRQIIKMNEAFAEAGAEVELIVPWRFSKIKDNPFSFYGVREKFKIKKIFSLDLVNFGKIGFWVQIISFLASAKIYLAFKNYDILYTREQFVGLFFNNFILELHSLPENISRVHKKIWSRAKKLIALTSFIKNGLVKSGIPNDRILIAPDGVDLREFDINVTKNQAREKFGLPCEKVILGYTGSFKTMGMDKGISDILKTLKIILNNSQDVFFIAVGGNGEDIGYYKKIAENLGVENNICLIPRVGVKELAEYQKACDVLLMPFPYRKHYAFYMSPIKMFEYMVSQRPIITSDLPAVREVLNKNNAFFVKPDDPESLAKGIQEVLQNKALADRILNKAYRDARGYTWEERAVNIINFINYKKNYG; this is translated from the coding sequence ATGAGAATGATTTATTTGGCTAATGCCAGATTTCCAACTGAAAAAGCCCATGGTCGGCAAATAATAAAAATGAATGAAGCTTTTGCGGAGGCGGGAGCGGAAGTAGAGCTTATTGTCCCCTGGAGATTTTCTAAAATTAAAGACAATCCCTTTTCGTTTTATGGGGTAAGAGAAAAATTTAAAATAAAAAAAATATTTTCTCTTGACTTGGTAAATTTCGGCAAAATTGGTTTTTGGGTTCAGATTATAAGTTTTTTAGCATCAGCTAAAATTTATTTAGCTTTTAAGAATTACGATATTTTATACACCAGGGAGCAGTTTGTCGGACTTTTTTTTAATAATTTTATTTTGGAATTGCATTCCTTGCCGGAAAATATTTCCCGCGTTCATAAAAAGATTTGGTCAAGGGCAAAGAAACTGATTGCTCTTACAAGTTTCATAAAAAATGGATTGGTTAAAAGCGGCATTCCAAATGATAGAATTTTAATAGCGCCTGACGGAGTGGATTTAAGGGAATTTGATATTAATGTAACCAAAAATCAAGCTAGGGAAAAATTCGGTTTGCCTTGCGAAAAAGTAATTTTGGGCTATACCGGAAGTTTTAAAACCATGGGGATGGATAAGGGAATTTCCGACATATTGAAAACTTTAAAAATTATTTTAAACAACAGCCAAGATGTGTTTTTTATAGCTGTTGGCGGGAACGGGGAAGATATTGGCTATTATAAGAAGATTGCTGAAAATTTAGGGGTGGAAAACAATATTTGTCTGATTCCCAGGGTTGGCGTAAAAGAATTGGCGGAATATCAAAAAGCTTGCGATGTTTTATTGATGCCTTTTCCTTATAGAAAGCACTATGCTTTTTATATGTCACCCATAAAGATGTTTGAATATATGGTTAGCCAACGCCCGATAATTACTTCTGATTTGCCGGCCGTCAGAGAAGTTTTAAACAAAAATAACGCTTTTTTTGTTAAACCGGACGATCCGGAAAGTTTGGCTAAGGGCATACAAGAAGTGTTGCAAAATAAGGCTTTAGCTGATAGAATTTTAAATAAAGCTTACAGAGATGCTAGGGGTTATACCTGGGAGGAGAGGGCTGTAAACATTATTAACTTTATAAATTATAAAAAAAATTATGGGTGA
- a CDS encoding class I SAM-dependent methyltransferase yields the protein MDFKNFSNEYWRSRNQPLVYRHRTALDLIKDGKVLDLGCGDGLFIELLRGREIGAKGVDFSRTAIEKCKKKGLEAYFINSDQESLPIADNSFDYVTILDVLEHLPCPEKLLFEAKRISKKYLIISVPNFSSLPARIQMIRGRVPENNKKNKGHTFWFNYSVLEGLLKDNNLSIVELRVNTFWKNKPIMGELFERLALWRPSLFALSFVIKVKK from the coding sequence ATGGATTTTAAAAATTTTTCAAATGAATATTGGCGGAGCCGGAATCAGCCGTTGGTTTATAGGCACAGAACCGCCCTAGATCTTATTAAGGACGGAAAAGTTTTGGATTTGGGTTGTGGTGATGGTTTGTTTATAGAATTACTTCGGGGTAGGGAGATAGGGGCGAAGGGCGTTGATTTTTCTAGAACCGCTATTGAAAAATGTAAAAAAAAAGGATTGGAGGCTTATTTTATTAATAGTGATCAGGAGAGTCTGCCGATCGCGGACAACTCTTTTGATTATGTGACCATACTTGACGTTTTAGAACATTTGCCTTGTCCAGAAAAGCTGCTTTTCGAGGCTAAGCGAATATCTAAGAAATATCTGATAATAAGCGTGCCTAATTTTAGCTCTCTTCCGGCCCGAATCCAGATGATTAGGGGGCGAGTGCCGGAAAATAATAAAAAAAATAAAGGCCATACCTTCTGGTTTAATTATTCCGTTTTGGAAGGTCTTTTAAAAGATAATAATTTGAGTATAGTGGAGTTAAGAGTAAATACTTTTTGGAAAAACAAACCAATTATGGGTGAATTATTTGAGCGTTTGGCTTTATGGCGGCCTTCTTTGTTCGCCTTATCTTTTGTCATTAAGGTTAAAAAATAA
- a CDS encoding class I SAM-dependent methyltransferase, translating into MSIDLNNLSDKKLEELKLHDEVIAKKYDKIREQNKFSQYYQNYWLNKILNNIEKRPQEVLDYCCGTASLFPALNNLFPQVEYVGIDISQEMINVGRHNYGNNKNFILYQQDAENLDLENNFEIVIARGAFHHLPDPFRGVEQIHKVLKSDGLLIVSEPVSTVLHKLIRKIVYRITSHFSTSHKSFYYSELDNLFNKNGFEIIRVERFGFFAFPFGFPDIFPFVKYFPYFILKPLIKIDELLSGIPLIKNLSWSIIIAARKIN; encoded by the coding sequence ATGTCGATTGACCTAAATAATTTATCAGATAAGAAATTGGAAGAATTAAAGTTACATGATGAAGTAATTGCTAAAAAGTATGATAAAATCAGAGAACAAAATAAATTTTCTCAATATTATCAAAATTATTGGTTAAATAAAATTTTGAATAATATAGAAAAAAGACCGCAAGAAGTGCTTGATTATTGTTGTGGCACAGCTAGTCTATTTCCCGCGTTAAATAATCTTTTTCCTCAGGTAGAATATGTTGGTATTGATATTTCTCAAGAAATGATAAATGTGGGTAGACATAATTATGGTAACAATAAAAATTTTATTTTATATCAACAAGATGCGGAAAATTTAGATTTAGAAAATAATTTTGAAATAGTTATTGCCCGCGGAGCCTTCCACCATCTGCCTGATCCATTTCGCGGTGTTGAACAGATACATAAGGTTTTAAAATCCGATGGTTTATTAATAGTTTCTGAACCCGTGAGCACGGTTTTGCATAAGTTAATAAGAAAAATAGTATACCGGATAACTAGCCATTTTAGCACTAGCCATAAATCTTTTTATTATAGCGAACTTGATAATTTATTTAATAAAAATGGATTTGAAATTATAAGAGTAGAGAGATTTGGTTTTTTTGCTTTCCCCTTTGGTTTTCCTGATATTTTTCCTTTCGTAAAATATTTTCCTTATTTTATTTTAAAACCGCTTATAAAAATAGATGAGTTATTGTCCGGAATACCTCTGATAAAAAACTTAAGCTGGTCAATAATTATTGCCGCCCGCAAAATAAATTAA
- a CDS encoding glycosyltransferase family 2 protein, translating to METDNIYLSIIVPAFNEADAITDLYQEIMATGRQLGRPFEIIFINDGSTDKTLENLKKLSPIKIINFRKNSGQTAALDAGFKASQGQYIAALDGDGQNNPKDILKLLVKLKENNLDVVSGWRRHRQDPFLKKFFSRCAAMVRKILINDGIHDSGCTLKIYKKECFEYVDLVGEMHRFIPALLKIKGYKIGELEVDHRSRQTGKTKYNWKRGIKGNLDMISIWFWKKYASRPLHLFGSFGLALILISIIAGLWAIYGKVFHAQDLSDTALTELAMFGFLIGVQFFVFGLLADMLSKNYFAATKDRVYDIKEIIENK from the coding sequence ATGGAAACAGATAATATATACTTGTCAATAATTGTACCTGCTTTTAATGAAGCGGACGCAATTACTGATTTATACCAGGAAATTATGGCAACCGGACGGCAATTAGGCAGGCCCTTTGAAATCATTTTTATTAATGACGGCTCAACCGATAAGACTTTGGAAAATTTAAAAAAATTGTCTCCGATAAAAATAATTAATTTTAGAAAAAATTCAGGCCAGACCGCCGCTTTGGACGCTGGTTTTAAGGCCTCTCAAGGGCAATACATTGCCGCTTTGGACGGTGATGGCCAAAATAACCCTAAAGATATTTTAAAATTATTAGTTAAGTTGAAAGAAAATAATTTAGACGTAGTATCGGGCTGGCGCCGGCATCGGCAAGATCCTTTTTTAAAGAAATTTTTTTCCAGATGCGCGGCAATGGTGAGGAAAATTCTTATTAATGACGGAATCCATGACAGCGGCTGCACTTTAAAAATTTATAAGAAAGAATGTTTTGAATATGTGGATTTAGTGGGAGAAATGCACCGTTTTATTCCGGCCTTGCTTAAAATCAAAGGCTATAAAATCGGCGAATTGGAAGTTGACCACCGCTCCCGCCAGACGGGTAAAACCAAATACAATTGGAAGAGGGGGATAAAAGGAAATCTTGACATGATTTCAATTTGGTTTTGGAAAAAATATGCCAGCCGCCCCCTCCATTTATTCGGCAGTTTTGGCTTAGCTTTAATTTTAATTTCTATTATCGCTGGTCTTTGGGCTATTTATGGCAAAGTTTTCCACGCTCAAGATTTATCAGATACAGCTTTAACAGAATTAGCTATGTTCGGATTTTTAATTGGCGTCCAATTTTTCGTTTTTGGCCTGTTGGCCGATATGTTGTCCAAGAATTATTTTGCCGCGACCAAGGACAGAGTTTATGATATTAAAGAGATAATTGAAAATAAATAA
- a CDS encoding glycosyltransferase family 4 protein — protein sequence MKLLILTQKVDIDDDILGFFHDWIKEFAKHYEKVTVVCLQRGRYEFPKNVRVLSLGKDEFLRLGRYSALIRKLVAVLRFYNYIIRERKNYNKVFVHMNPEYVVLGGVLWKCLGKKVGLWYAHGHVPFSLKIAEKLVNIIFTSTKSGFRIKSDKVKVVGQGININTFKPGAEKKRNDIFKIITIGRISPVKDYETLIKAIEILFGEGIKLKVDIIGGVGKPEQKKYLENLKKMMTAKKLEETITFIGAIPNKNVVRHLQLANLFVNMSYTGSLDKAILEAMACGLPVLTCNEALVEVLGEYRKTLMYDKGDYKRLTEMIKLFIEMEAEKKEKIVKDLRGLVVEKHSLEGLIKKILDKFN from the coding sequence ATGAAATTGCTTATTTTAACGCAAAAAGTAGATATTGATGACGATATTTTAGGTTTTTTTCATGATTGGATTAAGGAATTTGCTAAGCACTATGAGAAAGTGACGGTGGTTTGTTTGCAACGGGGCCGATATGAATTTCCTAAAAACGTAAGAGTATTGTCTTTAGGTAAAGACGAATTTTTACGTTTAGGCAGATATTCCGCCCTTATCCGTAAATTAGTGGCTGTCCTTAGATTTTATAACTATATAATCCGGGAAAGAAAAAATTACAACAAGGTATTTGTTCATATGAATCCGGAATATGTTGTCTTGGGTGGAGTATTATGGAAATGTTTGGGAAAGAAAGTTGGATTATGGTATGCTCATGGCCACGTTCCTTTTAGTTTAAAAATTGCTGAAAAATTAGTTAATATTATATTTACTTCCACTAAAAGCGGTTTTAGAATAAAAAGCGATAAAGTCAAAGTTGTCGGTCAAGGAATTAATATAAATACATTTAAGCCGGGAGCAGAGAAAAAACGTAATGATATTTTTAAAATTATAACTATTGGCAGAATTTCTCCGGTTAAGGATTATGAAACTCTGATTAAAGCCATCGAAATTTTGTTCGGAGAGGGAATTAAATTAAAAGTAGATATTATCGGCGGGGTTGGGAAGCCGGAACAGAAAAAATATCTAGAGAATTTAAAGAAAATGATGACGGCAAAAAAATTGGAAGAAACCATAACTTTTATCGGTGCTATTCCCAATAAAAATGTCGTCCGGCATTTGCAATTAGCTAATTTATTTGTCAATATGAGTTATACAGGCAGTCTTGATAAAGCCATCCTGGAAGCCATGGCTTGCGGTTTACCGGTTTTAACATGCAATGAAGCTTTAGTTGAAGTTTTAGGAGAATATAGAAAAACCTTGATGTACGATAAGGGCGATTATAAGCGCTTAACGGAAATGATAAAATTATTTATTGAGATGGAGGCAGAAAAAAAAGAGAAAATAGTTAAAGATTTGCGCGGCCTGGTCGTAGAGAAACATAGCCTTGAAGGTTTAATTAAAAAAATATTAGATAAATTTAATTAA
- the gatA gene encoding Asp-tRNA(Asn)/Glu-tRNA(Gln) amidotransferase subunit GatA codes for MKLNELTIKQASEKLAKGEITSVELTKACLARIKEVDKKIKACLTVCEQEAMDEAKQADKRRSKGEKGKLLGIPYIAKDNILTKGIKTTAASKILENYVAPFDATIIKKLKVAGAVLLAKSNMDEFAHGASTENSAFGPTHNPWDLTRVPGGSSGGSAAAVAADMCLFALGTDTGGSIRCPASFCGVVGMKPTYGRASRFGLVAMTSSTDVPGPITKNVEDASLVLEVIAGHDRKDATTPDVEVPAYEKSLGKTLKGLKIGQPEEYFGEGVEKGAKEAIEKVIAKLKELGAEIIPIKLPYAKYGIPVYYIITPSEISSNLARFDGVRYGFSDEQAKDLKEVYTKSRGKGFGPEAKRRIMLGAYVLSAGYYDAYYLQAQKVRTKIKKELDFELEKLDAIITPTQPSPAFKLGEQSDDPLKMYLEDVFVTGASLAGLPAISIPCGFSSGLPIGMQLIGKRFDEEMLFRISSAYEKATEWLKKKPGV; via the coding sequence ATGAAGTTGAATGAGCTTACAATAAAACAAGCCAGTGAAAAACTAGCCAAGGGCGAAATAACTTCAGTTGAACTAACTAAGGCTTGTTTAGCGCGCATTAAGGAAGTTGATAAAAAAATTAAAGCTTGTTTAACGGTTTGCGAGCAAGAAGCAATGGACGAAGCTAAGCAAGCTGATAAACGGCGGAGCAAAGGCGAAAAGGGGAAATTACTGGGCATACCTTATATAGCCAAAGACAATATTCTAACCAAGGGCATAAAGACCACGGCGGCTTCCAAGATTTTGGAAAATTATGTTGCGCCCTTTGACGCCACCATAATTAAAAAATTGAAAGTTGCGGGAGCGGTATTACTGGCCAAATCCAATATGGACGAATTCGCTCACGGCGCGTCTACAGAAAATTCCGCTTTTGGCCCGACTCATAATCCTTGGGACTTAACCCGCGTTCCGGGCGGATCTTCCGGCGGTTCCGCCGCGGCTGTGGCGGCTGATATGTGCCTTTTTGCTTTAGGCACCGATACGGGCGGGTCAATCAGGTGCCCGGCAAGTTTTTGCGGCGTGGTCGGGATGAAACCGACTTATGGCCGGGCTTCCCGCTTCGGTCTCGTAGCCATGACTTCTTCAACCGACGTGCCCGGACCCATAACTAAAAATGTAGAAGACGCTTCGCTAGTTTTGGAAGTAATTGCCGGCCATGACAGAAAAGACGCCACTACTCCAGATGTGGAAGTTCCGGCCTACGAAAAATCCCTGGGTAAAACTTTGAAAGGCTTAAAAATCGGTCAGCCGGAAGAATATTTTGGAGAGGGCGTGGAAAAGGGAGCAAAGGAGGCGATTGAGAAAGTTATTGCCAAACTAAAAGAATTGGGAGCTGAGATTATCCCTATAAAATTGCCTTATGCCAAATACGGCATTCCGGTTTATTATATAATTACTCCTTCGGAAATCAGTTCCAACTTGGCTCGTTTTGACGGCGTCAGATATGGCTTTTCAGATGAACAAGCAAAAGATTTAAAAGAAGTTTATACCAAAAGCCGAGGAAAAGGTTTTGGCCCGGAAGCCAAGCGTCGGATAATGCTCGGCGCTTATGTTTTATCAGCCGGCTACTACGACGCTTATTATTTGCAGGCGCAGAAGGTGAGGACAAAAATAAAAAAAGAGTTGGATTTTGAACTGGAAAAATTAGATGCGATTATTACCCCGACCCAGCCAAGCCCGGCCTTTAAGTTGGGCGAACAGTCAGATGATCCCTTGAAAATGTATTTGGAAGATGTTTTTGTCACCGGCGCTTCTTTGGCTGGTTTGCCGGCCATATCTATTCCTTGCGGTTTTTCTTCCGGTCTGCCGATCGGTATGCAGTTAATTGGAAAAAGATTTGACGAAGAAATGCTGTTTAGAATTAGCAGCGCTTATGAGAAAGCAACGGAATGGCTGAAAAAGAAGCCGGGGGTATAG